From a single Solenopsis invicta isolate M01_SB chromosome 6, UNIL_Sinv_3.0, whole genome shotgun sequence genomic region:
- the LOC105202495 gene encoding uncharacterized protein LOC105202495 isoform X2: MDTVVNIEDNDLLSKNKNDVSRGDLLLGIFQKTTSPRTFDFEKEIEKDFTEIQRKTQRLHSQVDATPKVSRYKESREKSRESMTKGKLAKEVKLIRMFPGPAGLVPDVKNDNISATLSYLSSVDQLENKMATKINRRIEIKSQDEKNLAGEKAWKLLLNDLPNNFLQDYKISVVKDKANASHCASMKVRFIAGVLEYIDHSQDDPFVVLKDTTGSIEGTIHRDILLTYPGILEPNVVIFLCNVGLLKTTTYVLTNKYHILVSLVNLLAIYSDKGQIVSTNLMESILSRASSNDELNRINDNTPESVLEPRYISGLQKQVVLDASSNALLQTSSSILDSSSTTNLNHESELTKNSLLQNRQTNEKYKNCEKAFKNDKNDKNTDEMFGCFNYSMDIDDLDMDVFFTVDCEFTTLEEQNSHDRSHSQSISQTEKRHLKNTKKESTINVEKQIKEQHLSQTLQKCITDVKTCDSHTRHSRKNDFSSYDDTAYRDSNLNVKSTLSMIKRNVEKSETLVSYFADDRIDEYDSDDEILSQFDVDNIFDKSKKDC; this comes from the coding sequence ATGGATACTGTAGTCAATATCGAGGATAACGATCTACTTTCCAAGAATAAGAACGACGTATCACGAGGGGATTTATTGTTGGGAATTTTCCAGAAAACCACTTCTCCAAGGACATTTGACTttgagaaagagatagagaaagatttTACAGAGATACAAAGGAAGACGCAACGTTTGCACTCTCAAGTGGATGCAACTCCAAAGGTATCACGGTATAAAGAGTCTAGGGAAAAGAGTCGTGAGTCTATGACTAAAGGAAAACTCGCAAAAGAGGTAAAATTGATTCGAATGTTTCCTGGGCCAGCTGGCTTGGTACCAGATGTAAAAAACGATAATATCTCTGCTACTCTGTCTTATCTTAGCAGTGTTGACCAATTGGAAAATAAAATGGCCACCAAGATAAATCGGCGCATCGAGATCAAGTCCcaagatgaaaaaaatttggctGGAGAGAAAGCTTGGAAACTTTTGTTAAACGACctaccaaataattttttacaggaTTATAAGATATCTGTTGTTAAAGACAAAGCGAATGCTAGTCATTGCGCTAGTATGAAAGTAAGATTTATAGCAGGTGTATTGGAGTACATAGATCATAGTCAGGACGATCCATTTGTAGTATTAAAAGATACAACTGGTAGTATAGAAGGCACTATTCATCGTGATATTTTGTTAACTTATCCTGGCATACTGGAGCCGAATGtggttatttttttatgcaatgtaGGCCTACTAAAAACTACAACGTATGTATTAACAAACAAATATCATATTTTAGTGTCTCTAGTAAACTTATTAGCCATATATTCGGATAAAGGCCAGATTGTAAGTACAAACCTTATGGAAAGTATTTTATCTCGTGCGTCTTCAAACGAcgaattaaatagaattaacgATAATACGCCAGAATCGGTTTTGGAACCACGTTATATTTCTGGACTGCAAAAGCAAGTTGTTCTAGATGCAAGTAGTAACGCACTTTTACAAACTAGTTCCTCCATTCTCGATTCGTCGTCTACCACGAATCTGAATCACGAATCTGAATTAACGAAAAATTCGCTGTTACAAAATCGTCAGACAAatgaaaagtacaaaaattgtgAGAAGGCCTTtaagaatgataaaaatgataaaaatactgATGAGATGTTTGGATGTTTTAACTATTCGATGGATATTGATGACTTGGATATGGACGTTTTCTTTACTGTCGACTGCGAATTTACAACTTTGGAAGAGCAGAATAGTCACGATCGTTCACATTCCCAAAGTATTTCGCAAACTGAAAAAAGACActtgaaaaatacgaaaaaagaaTCAACGATAAATGTTGAAAAGCAGATAAAGGAGCAACATTTATCACAGACTTTACAGAAATGTATTACCGATGTAAAAACTTGCGATTCACATACACGTCATTCACGTAAAAATGATTTCTCGTCTTACGATGATACGGCATACAGAGATTCAAATTTAAACGTGAAATCCACATTGTCAATGATAAAACGTAACGTCGAAAAATCAGAAACACTGGTAAGTTATTTTGCTGACGATAGGATTGACGAGTACGATTCAGACGATGAGATTTTGTCGCAATTTGACGTAGATAACATTTTTGACAAATCGAAAAAAGACTGCTAA
- the LOC105202495 gene encoding uncharacterized protein LOC105202495 isoform X1: MFESDDWIFEDAFDDVEEETRKKFHSPCQKEETPSVKRRRVSVNCGEGGEVLPFTSTHNTCSQTLQMDTVVNIEDNDLLSKNKNDVSRGDLLLGIFQKTTSPRTFDFEKEIEKDFTEIQRKTQRLHSQVDATPKVSRYKESREKSRESMTKGKLAKEVKLIRMFPGPAGLVPDVKNDNISATLSYLSSVDQLENKMATKINRRIEIKSQDEKNLAGEKAWKLLLNDLPNNFLQDYKISVVKDKANASHCASMKVRFIAGVLEYIDHSQDDPFVVLKDTTGSIEGTIHRDILLTYPGILEPNVVIFLCNVGLLKTTTYVLTNKYHILVSLVNLLAIYSDKGQIVSTNLMESILSRASSNDELNRINDNTPESVLEPRYISGLQKQVVLDASSNALLQTSSSILDSSSTTNLNHESELTKNSLLQNRQTNEKYKNCEKAFKNDKNDKNTDEMFGCFNYSMDIDDLDMDVFFTVDCEFTTLEEQNSHDRSHSQSISQTEKRHLKNTKKESTINVEKQIKEQHLSQTLQKCITDVKTCDSHTRHSRKNDFSSYDDTAYRDSNLNVKSTLSMIKRNVEKSETLVSYFADDRIDEYDSDDEILSQFDVDNIFDKSKKDC, translated from the coding sequence GGCGGCGAAGTCTTGCCGTTCACGTCGACACATAATACTTGTTCTCAGACATTACAAATGGATACTGTAGTCAATATCGAGGATAACGATCTACTTTCCAAGAATAAGAACGACGTATCACGAGGGGATTTATTGTTGGGAATTTTCCAGAAAACCACTTCTCCAAGGACATTTGACTttgagaaagagatagagaaagatttTACAGAGATACAAAGGAAGACGCAACGTTTGCACTCTCAAGTGGATGCAACTCCAAAGGTATCACGGTATAAAGAGTCTAGGGAAAAGAGTCGTGAGTCTATGACTAAAGGAAAACTCGCAAAAGAGGTAAAATTGATTCGAATGTTTCCTGGGCCAGCTGGCTTGGTACCAGATGTAAAAAACGATAATATCTCTGCTACTCTGTCTTATCTTAGCAGTGTTGACCAATTGGAAAATAAAATGGCCACCAAGATAAATCGGCGCATCGAGATCAAGTCCcaagatgaaaaaaatttggctGGAGAGAAAGCTTGGAAACTTTTGTTAAACGACctaccaaataattttttacaggaTTATAAGATATCTGTTGTTAAAGACAAAGCGAATGCTAGTCATTGCGCTAGTATGAAAGTAAGATTTATAGCAGGTGTATTGGAGTACATAGATCATAGTCAGGACGATCCATTTGTAGTATTAAAAGATACAACTGGTAGTATAGAAGGCACTATTCATCGTGATATTTTGTTAACTTATCCTGGCATACTGGAGCCGAATGtggttatttttttatgcaatgtaGGCCTACTAAAAACTACAACGTATGTATTAACAAACAAATATCATATTTTAGTGTCTCTAGTAAACTTATTAGCCATATATTCGGATAAAGGCCAGATTGTAAGTACAAACCTTATGGAAAGTATTTTATCTCGTGCGTCTTCAAACGAcgaattaaatagaattaacgATAATACGCCAGAATCGGTTTTGGAACCACGTTATATTTCTGGACTGCAAAAGCAAGTTGTTCTAGATGCAAGTAGTAACGCACTTTTACAAACTAGTTCCTCCATTCTCGATTCGTCGTCTACCACGAATCTGAATCACGAATCTGAATTAACGAAAAATTCGCTGTTACAAAATCGTCAGACAAatgaaaagtacaaaaattgtgAGAAGGCCTTtaagaatgataaaaatgataaaaatactgATGAGATGTTTGGATGTTTTAACTATTCGATGGATATTGATGACTTGGATATGGACGTTTTCTTTACTGTCGACTGCGAATTTACAACTTTGGAAGAGCAGAATAGTCACGATCGTTCACATTCCCAAAGTATTTCGCAAACTGAAAAAAGACActtgaaaaatacgaaaaaagaaTCAACGATAAATGTTGAAAAGCAGATAAAGGAGCAACATTTATCACAGACTTTACAGAAATGTATTACCGATGTAAAAACTTGCGATTCACATACACGTCATTCACGTAAAAATGATTTCTCGTCTTACGATGATACGGCATACAGAGATTCAAATTTAAACGTGAAATCCACATTGTCAATGATAAAACGTAACGTCGAAAAATCAGAAACACTGGTAAGTTATTTTGCTGACGATAGGATTGACGAGTACGATTCAGACGATGAGATTTTGTCGCAATTTGACGTAGATAACATTTTTGACAAATCGAAAAAAGACTGCTAA